In Syntrophales bacterium, the DNA window GACCGGCCAGCGAATCGGGCCCTTCCTTTATCCTCAATCCCTCTGAGTCGACAACATAGAGCATAGGACAGCCAACATTGTTAGCCTCCTGGAGAACTCTGACTATCTTGGCAGCGTGTATTATTCCAAGTGTTCCACCCATGACTGTAGCATCCTGGAAGGCACCGTAAACAATTTTACCATCGATAGTCCCGTATCCTGTTACTACGCCATCCGCGGGTAGGTCCTCCTTGAATATATCATAATGCGGTGTTACCGACCGGCAGAATTCCCCGATTTCTAAAAAGGACCCGGGGTCAAACAATTTTTCTACCCTTTCCCTTGCTGTATACTTTCCCATGTCATGTTGGAGCTTTACTGCCTCTGCTCCGCCCATTTCATAGATTCTTGCCTGCTCACTTTTCAAAAAACCAGACTTTTCTACTGTTGACATCTCTGCGAACGTTTTTTCACTAACCATCTGGAACAACCTCCTTTCTCTTTTTTAAGGTTCTAATGCGGCTTGATGTTATGTTTCTTGTAAGGCAGATCGACAGATTTCTGCTCAAACATATTGAGCGCCTTACATATAAGTGGCCTGGTATCAGCAGCATCTATGATTTCGTCAATGTGCAACTTTGTTGCCGGTACAGCCGGATCTGCGAAGCGATTTCTGTAATCCATCTCATCACCCCCGATAACGCTCACGGCCTGCTCAGGGCTTGCAGCCGCCATTTCACATGTTGGCCATACCAAGACTAAATCAGAACCAAGGTTCTTAGAACCGAGTAGAGCTGGTCCCCCAAATGCCTTTCTGGTAATAATTGTAATTTTGGGGACAGTAGCTTCGGCGTAAGCCTGGATCAGCTTTGCACTATGTCTGATTATCCCGCCTACCTCCTGCTCCTTTCCGACGGCGTATTCGGATGCATCGACAAAGCTTATAAGAGGTACGTTGTAAGCGTCGCACAGTCTCATGAATTTTGATCCCTTGTCGCCGGAGTCTATTGTCACAGCACCATTAAGATGCATCGGATTCTGTCCAATTATACCGACCGAATTTCCATTCATTCTGGCAAAGGCACATACAAGACTCGGCGCGAAGAGCTCCTGCCATTCAAGGAAGTCCCCATTGTCGACGACTGTTTCAATGATCTTCTTCATGTCATATGGCTCAGTCAGACTGTCAGGTATTATCTTCCTCAGCTCCGGTGTGGTCCTGTCCGGTGAATCGCCGGTTTCTACGTAGGGAGGCTTCTGCTTGGCGCTACCCGGGAGGAAGCCCAGCAGTTTCTTCAGCTGCCCTATAAATTCATCTTCATCCTGTGCCATAAATGCAGCGTTTCCGCTCCGCTCACAATTAACTCTGGCGCCGCCAAGTTCTTCCTTTCCGACGTCCTGTCCCAGAACAGCCTTTATCACGATTGGTCCGGTGATAAACATTTCAGTTTCACCTTCTACCGTGAAGATACAATCCATCAGCGCGGGAGAATAAACGGCTCCTCCGGCACATGGCCCTATTATACCGCAGAGCTGTGGAACACAGCCGGAATATATGCTGTTTACGTAAAACAGGTCGCCGTAGCCAGCCAGAGAATCAGTTCCCTCCTGTATCCTGGCACCACCGGAGTCGGCGATATACACGATAGGGCAGTTGTTCTGCACAGCCTCACCGGAAACTCTCTTAATCTTTTCCGCGTGTGTCTTTCCAAGTGTTCCACCCCATGTTGTAAAATCCTGGAAGAAGGCATATACCGGCCTTCCGTCGACGAGTCCGTAGCCTGCAAGTATACCGTCCGCAGGCATATCCTCGGGGGCAACCTTATACAGATCGTACGAGAGGCATGAGGATTTGCAATGCAATCCAATTTCGACAAATGATCCCGGGTCAAACAATTTATCTGCTCTCTCCCTTACCGTATACTTACCCCTGTCATGTTGCCGTTTTATTCCCCTTACACCACCCATCCGTTCCAGAACGGCCTTGCGTGCTTCAAAAACTTCGTATTTCTCCTCTGTGGTCAACTCGGGCCATTTTTTATCTTTATACTTTTCCTTAACTTCGTCATACTTCTTTTCTCTTTCAAGAGCCCACTCTTCAGTAGTGGTCCATTTCGCTCCCTTCTCCTCAGCCATAAGACACCTCCTTTTTTATATTTGGTTCAGCTTTTGTAAATTCGAGAAAATGTGCCTGATCAGAACAAACCGAGCGGAGTAGAGTTTCACTCGATAATAATTTGAAAAAGGACTCTTCGATGCTCAAAATATTTTTTTACTCTCAGAGTCCTATTTCTACGCTTTAGTAAATATTTTGGTTATCTTCCAAAAACCGGGCAATAAAACTACCCGGATTGTCCATCCGTTTTTACTTTTACTGTTCTACCGTAAATGCGGGGGCCTCAATCTTCGGTTTGGCCTCACCAGTCGGAGGACCCACCAATTTGGCCGGTTTTTTAGCGCCCTTAAGTCTCAGATAACCTAAGACCAGCTCCTTTTTCATCAGCTGGATAGCCCTTGCCGGGTCTACCCCCTTAGGGCATACTTTGGAACACTCTCCGGCATAATGACAGCTAAAAACACCGTGGGCCCTACTCACCACACCGTTTCTCTTCTTTTCACCGTCATCACGGGTATCTACATTATAGCGGTATGCCTGTGTAAGGGGCATCGGTCCAAGATATTCCCGGTCAGTAGCCGACCCGGGGCAGGCAGCGATACAACAGCCGCACTTCATGCAATAGGTGAACTGAAGGTACCTTTCAAGCTCCTCGGTAGATTGTATGTATTCTGCTGTAGGATTTTCCATCTCCTGGACGTCCGTCCGCTCGATTTGAGGGAAGATGGAGGCGTGTGTCTCGAACATCGGCGTTAAATCCGGTACCAGGTCTTTGATTACATTGAAGTTTGGAAGAGGTGCCACCGTTAACAAACGATCAGTTACGTGCAGGATCTGGGTGTTACAGGCCATACATGGTGTTCCATTTATCAACATGGCGCAGGAACCACATACTCCCATCCGGCAGGAATAGCGCCAGGCGAGGGTCGCATCCTGGTTCTCTCTGATCCAGTGTAAGCCGTCCAGCACAGTCATTCCGGGTTCCACCGGTAGGGTAAACTGCTGCCACCGTGGAGCCTCATCCTTCTCAGGATCAAAACGTCTAATATTATAGGTAATGTTGGTTGCCATTTTATTGTCCTTTCTAAAGTGCTGTTTCTACTGTTCGTACTGCGATAGCGGCATAAGTTCCAACGATGAAAAGAACGGTGCCCACTGCCAACAAAAAGATGGTCCAACCACGTTCTACCGCTTTTCTGGGTCCAAGCTCAAATATAATGGTTCGTAGCCCGTAAAATCCATGGTAGAGCGCTGCTCCCAGCAAAATAATGTAAGTGACAGTAAAAAAGTTAGACTTACTTCTCTGAATAACATTTTCCCAGGCAAGGGCCGAACCTCCCGCGGGACTGAGGATCCCAAAGATTCCATCCAGGTGAACAACAACCATGTGTAAACCGAGAAGGACAAAAACTACAACTGCCGCAAGGATAAATAATATCCAATTTCCACTTTTATTCATGAAAAAATCCTCCCTTATTTATGCCAAAAAGATGAGATCTACCATCCCGAGCAATATAAGTAGCCCAGCGATTATCATTACTGTTATCATTAGAGGTCGTTGCACATTCAGTGATGATTGGTACGGATAGACCGGCTGTTCTGGTTTTCCTACCATAAATCCCAGCTCGATCAGAATGAGCCGGATGCCGTTCAAAGCATGAAAGGCGAATGCTATAAAGACAAGGGCCTCACCCATCTTAAAAATGGGATGGTGCATCGCTGCCATAATTGGATCCCAAACTTTCATGCCAAAGATTCTGGTAGAGCTTTCAAATATATGGATCATGAAAAAGAGCAGGATACCTACTCCCGTGATCCGGTGAAGGGTATATAGATAGCGCTCTATTCCCCACTTGCCACCTGCTACCCATCCCAAAAGTTCCAGGTGATTATCGTATCTCTTTTTTTCCATTTTCTTCTCCTCAGTATGTACGTTCTACCGGTTTCCATTTGGTGATCGTTACCGGTTTGTAACTAAGTTTTGGCCCACCTTTCGTATAGGTTATCAGTGTATGTTGGAGCCAGTTTTCATCGTCACGCACCGGAAAATCAGTCCGGGCATGTCCCCCACGGGATTCCTTACGGGCCAGCGCCGCCGAAACCAATCCTTCAGCCAGATCGAGGAGGTTTTCTGTCTCAAGGGCATTGATCATATTGTTATTGTACACATGACCACTGTCCTGAATATAGATGTCAGCAAATCGTTTCTTTAGTTCTCTGATTTTTTCCAGCCCTTCACTTAGGCCTTCTCCGGTACGGTAGACCCCTACATATTTGTCCATTGCTCTCCTGAGTTCCATCTTGATATCGTAAAGATTTTCTTTACCTTTCTTCTGCAGGAGATCAACAAAGAGGCGTTTGTATTCCGCATCAACTTTATCCGACGGCATATCTGCCAGTGGCGGGTTTGTGTCGAGATATTTTATTATCTCCTGGCCGGTAAACTTTCCCCAGAGAATGCACTCGATCGTGGAGTTACAACCGAGGCGGTTAGCGCCGTGGAGAGAATAGCAGGCGCATTCTCCTGCTGCCCAGACACCCTTCATAGCGGTTGCACCGTTAATGTCTGCCTCGATTCCTCCCATGGAGTAATGGGCAACGGGACGGACCGGAATCGGTTTTTCGATAGGATCGAGTCCGATATAATCAATACAGACCTCCCTGATTAACGGCAGGACATTATTGATCTTGTCTGCTCCCAAGTGGGTAAGATCCAAATGGAGATAATCCAACCCTCCGGGCCCCTTAAAGCCTCGACCTTCTAAAATCTCGGTTATCATAGATCGGGAGACGAGATCGCGGGGTGCCAGCTCCATCTTTTCCGGGGCATATTTATCCATAAACCTGTCACCATTTGAGTTTCTCAGATACCCTCCTTCACCACGACACGCTTCGGTCATAAGGATACCGTTAGGGACGAGGCCGGTGGGGTGAAACTGGAGAAATTCCGAATCTTCAAGGTGCAACCCGGCCCGATATGCTGCCACATGTCCATCCCCGGTGACGGTCTGGGAATAGGTGGTGAAACCGTAAAGGTTTCCAATACCACCGGTAGCAATGAGCATCGCCTTGGCACGCATGACATAGAATGTTCCGGTACACATGTCTATGGCCGTAACGCCGCAAAATTCGCCATTCTTACCTGTCAAGATAGAGGTGACAAAGTATTCATCGTACCGGCAGAAGTTTTTATACTTCATCAGGGTGTCATAAAGGGTCGATATCTCAAAGTAACCGGTCTTGTCTGCGGCCATCACGGCTCGAGGATAGCTGTGTCCTCCGAAGGGACGCTGTTTGACCCTGCCATCCTCGGTTCGTGACCAGGGCATTCCCCAGTGGTCCATCTGCAAGATCTCTTTGGGGGCGTTTTCCACAAAGTGGTATACCACATCCTGGTCTGCCAGGAAGTCTGAGCCCTTGACGGTGTCCCATGCATGAACATCAAAGTTGTCACCCTGATCCTCTCGCATAACTGCTGCCGAACCACCTTCGGCACATACCGAGTGGGGACGCTGGAGCTGAACCTTGGAGAGAAGGCCCATATTTACCGAGTCCTTAGTTTTCCGGGCAATCTCCAGCGCTGCCCGAAACCCGGCCAGCCCTGTACCAAAGATCAAGACGTCATGCGTAACCACTTCTGTCTTATTAGTGTATCCCAAATTTACCATATCTTCCATCCCCTCATTAAGATTATAAAGAAGTTTTAATAAATCTTTCTTTATTCGTTAAGCACTGAGCAAAAAATGGAAAAACAATCTATCTAATGGAACGTTCCACAGGTAAACTTTTATGAGCTTGCAATGGATAAATTTACTGTATGGACAATGAGATGACTTAAAACCACACAATACAAATAGAGCAGTGTAGATTGCTTCATTACCCTCCGTAATTGCAAATGCCGTTGTGAAGCCTTGACTGAAACGTTCTATTAGTTAGTTGATTTACTCTTTCCTGTATTTTTTAGCTCCTTCAACGTAAAGATCTCCTCCCCTGACATCATTAACCACCACTACCGGAAAATCTTCTACCTCCAATTTCCGGATGGCTTCGGGTCCGAGTTCTTCATAGGCAACAATCTCTGCCTTCTTTATGCTTTTGGCAATGAGAGCCCCTGCTCCTCCGGTAGCGCCGAAGTATACTGTCTTATGTTTTTTCATAGCTTCGATAACTTCCGGGGCACGGTTTCCCTTTCCAATCATTCCTTTCAGCCCCAACTCCATAAGCCT includes these proteins:
- a CDS encoding acyl-CoA carboxylase subunit beta, translating into MAEEKGAKWTTTEEWALEREKKYDEVKEKYKDKKWPELTTEEKYEVFEARKAVLERMGGVRGIKRQHDRGKYTVRERADKLFDPGSFVEIGLHCKSSCLSYDLYKVAPEDMPADGILAGYGLVDGRPVYAFFQDFTTWGGTLGKTHAEKIKRVSGEAVQNNCPIVYIADSGGARIQEGTDSLAGYGDLFYVNSIYSGCVPQLCGIIGPCAGGAVYSPALMDCIFTVEGETEMFITGPIVIKAVLGQDVGKEELGGARVNCERSGNAAFMAQDEDEFIGQLKKLLGFLPGSAKQKPPYVETGDSPDRTTPELRKIIPDSLTEPYDMKKIIETVVDNGDFLEWQELFAPSLVCAFARMNGNSVGIIGQNPMHLNGAVTIDSGDKGSKFMRLCDAYNVPLISFVDASEYAVGKEQEVGGIIRHSAKLIQAYAEATVPKITIITRKAFGGPALLGSKNLGSDLVLVWPTCEMAAASPEQAVSVIGGDEMDYRNRFADPAVPATKLHIDEIIDAADTRPLICKALNMFEQKSVDLPYKKHNIKPH
- a CDS encoding succinate dehydrogenase iron-sulfur subunit, which encodes MATNITYNIRRFDPEKDEAPRWQQFTLPVEPGMTVLDGLHWIRENQDATLAWRYSCRMGVCGSCAMLINGTPCMACNTQILHVTDRLLTVAPLPNFNVIKDLVPDLTPMFETHASIFPQIERTDVQEMENPTAEYIQSTEELERYLQFTYCMKCGCCIAACPGSATDREYLGPMPLTQAYRYNVDTRDDGEKKRNGVVSRAHGVFSCHYAGECSKVCPKGVDPARAIQLMKKELVLGYLRLKGAKKPAKLVGPPTGEAKPKIEAPAFTVEQ
- the sdhC gene encoding succinate dehydrogenase, cytochrome b556 subunit, with the translated sequence MEKKRYDNHLELLGWVAGGKWGIERYLYTLHRITGVGILLFFMIHIFESSTRIFGMKVWDPIMAAMHHPIFKMGEALVFIAFAFHALNGIRLILIELGFMVGKPEQPVYPYQSSLNVQRPLMITVMIIAGLLILLGMVDLIFLA
- a CDS encoding succinate dehydrogenase/fumarate reductase flavoprotein subunit: MVNLGYTNKTEVVTHDVLIFGTGLAGFRAALEIARKTKDSVNMGLLSKVQLQRPHSVCAEGGSAAVMREDQGDNFDVHAWDTVKGSDFLADQDVVYHFVENAPKEILQMDHWGMPWSRTEDGRVKQRPFGGHSYPRAVMAADKTGYFEISTLYDTLMKYKNFCRYDEYFVTSILTGKNGEFCGVTAIDMCTGTFYVMRAKAMLIATGGIGNLYGFTTYSQTVTGDGHVAAYRAGLHLEDSEFLQFHPTGLVPNGILMTEACRGEGGYLRNSNGDRFMDKYAPEKMELAPRDLVSRSMITEILEGRGFKGPGGLDYLHLDLTHLGADKINNVLPLIREVCIDYIGLDPIEKPIPVRPVAHYSMGGIEADINGATAMKGVWAAGECACYSLHGANRLGCNSTIECILWGKFTGQEIIKYLDTNPPLADMPSDKVDAEYKRLFVDLLQKKGKENLYDIKMELRRAMDKYVGVYRTGEGLSEGLEKIRELKKRFADIYIQDSGHVYNNNMINALETENLLDLAEGLVSAALARKESRGGHARTDFPVRDDENWLQHTLITYTKGGPKLSYKPVTITKWKPVERTY
- a CDS encoding Fe-S-containing hydro-lyase, with the translated sequence MSEQIKLTTPLSDEDVEKLNIGDKVFLSGTIYTGRDAAHKRLVDLLDEGKELPIDIKGQIIYYVGPAPAKPGQAIGSAGPTTSYRMDAYAYRLMELGLKGMIGKGNRAPEVIEAMKKHKTVYFGATGGAGALIAKSIKKAEIVAYEELGPEAIRKLEVEDFPVVVVNDVRGGDLYVEGAKKYRKE